The following are encoded together in the Kribbella sp. CA-293567 genome:
- a CDS encoding MMPL family transporter, which yields MFTKLGRFVVHNPWKVIAAWVVAAIAVVAFAPTLTDVTTKDQAGLLPDSYESVQAQKLAADAFGQTSDATASIVVKRTDGGVLTAADQAKTSELATEITAAKIDRVTGAVTGPQAVSPNKQVQLISVGLKGLPEEQAVLDAVQHVRDLTGPAMTDSGLQYGVTGDAALFLDNQDAFDNAFVVVGIATVVLIIGLLLFIYRSPVAALLPILTVGLVSAIAPGLIALAAKTFDLQATQDLQTILTVVLYGVGTDYILFLLFRFRERLRAGEEPKQALVTATARVSEVIVSAAGAIVVAFSALLLAAFGGFKSLGPGLAIAVAVMAFAAITLIPAVVSLLGPKVFWPSKSWQKTPKGATFKRLGRFTAKRPALVALVSGGLMVLLALGTLGMKIDYDAFSQLPKDTESARAVKDLQAGFPAGALNPTTVYVKSTGGTPLDPAQLTSYAGKLAKVDGIGAVLPATPDGSPALLNQDKTVAQLNVVLKDAPYAKSSLDLVDGPLRDTAHAEAPAGTSVLLGGVSSSYTDIRDANSRDLKVIFPVAGGLIAIILALLLRSLLAPLVLMLAVVLSFFSTTGATVLVFQGAAGHAGVTFSLPIMLYLFVVAIGTDYNILMIARLREEAERGTDPREAADLAIEHGGPSVAAAGLILAGTFSSLMLAGMALLTEMGFSVAAGIVISAFLMSIFLVPSVTALLGPRAWWPRKLKAPQPAAAGDRALERVG from the coding sequence GTGTTCACCAAGCTCGGACGCTTCGTCGTCCACAACCCGTGGAAGGTGATCGCCGCCTGGGTGGTCGCGGCGATCGCCGTGGTCGCGTTCGCGCCGACGCTCACCGACGTGACCACCAAGGATCAGGCCGGCTTACTGCCCGATTCCTATGAGTCCGTCCAGGCGCAGAAGCTCGCCGCCGACGCCTTCGGCCAGACCAGCGACGCCACCGCGAGCATCGTCGTCAAGCGCACCGACGGTGGCGTGCTGACCGCGGCGGACCAAGCGAAGACGTCCGAGCTGGCGACCGAGATCACAGCAGCGAAGATCGATCGGGTGACCGGCGCGGTGACCGGACCGCAGGCCGTCTCCCCCAACAAGCAGGTCCAGCTGATCAGCGTCGGCCTCAAAGGCCTGCCCGAGGAGCAGGCCGTGCTCGACGCGGTTCAGCACGTCCGCGATCTGACCGGTCCGGCGATGACGGACAGTGGCCTCCAGTACGGCGTAACGGGCGACGCGGCGCTCTTCCTCGACAACCAGGACGCGTTCGACAACGCGTTCGTCGTGGTCGGGATCGCCACCGTCGTACTGATCATCGGCCTGCTGCTGTTCATCTACCGCAGTCCCGTCGCCGCCCTGCTGCCGATCCTCACCGTCGGCCTGGTCAGCGCGATCGCGCCCGGCCTGATCGCCCTCGCCGCCAAGACGTTCGACCTGCAGGCGACCCAGGATCTCCAGACCATTCTGACCGTCGTCCTGTACGGCGTCGGCACGGACTACATCCTGTTCCTGCTGTTCCGCTTCCGCGAACGCCTCCGGGCCGGCGAGGAACCGAAGCAGGCTCTCGTCACCGCGACCGCCCGGGTGTCCGAGGTGATCGTGTCGGCGGCCGGCGCGATCGTGGTCGCCTTCAGCGCGCTGCTGCTGGCCGCGTTCGGCGGCTTCAAGAGCCTCGGTCCGGGGCTCGCGATCGCGGTCGCGGTGATGGCCTTCGCCGCCATCACGCTCATCCCGGCGGTCGTCTCGCTGCTCGGCCCGAAGGTGTTCTGGCCGTCGAAGTCCTGGCAGAAGACCCCGAAGGGCGCGACCTTCAAGCGCCTCGGACGGTTCACCGCCAAACGCCCCGCGCTGGTCGCACTGGTCTCCGGCGGCCTGATGGTCCTGCTGGCCCTCGGCACCCTGGGGATGAAGATCGACTACGACGCTTTCAGTCAGCTTCCCAAGGACACCGAGTCAGCGCGCGCCGTCAAGGATCTCCAGGCCGGCTTCCCCGCAGGCGCTCTCAACCCGACCACGGTCTACGTCAAAAGCACGGGCGGTACGCCGCTCGACCCGGCCCAGCTCACGTCGTACGCCGGGAAGCTCGCGAAGGTCGACGGCATCGGCGCCGTCCTCCCCGCCACCCCGGACGGCTCCCCTGCCCTGCTCAACCAGGACAAGACAGTTGCCCAGCTCAACGTCGTGCTGAAGGACGCGCCGTACGCGAAGTCCTCACTCGACCTCGTCGACGGCCCGCTGCGCGACACCGCCCACGCCGAAGCACCAGCCGGTACGTCGGTGCTGCTCGGCGGGGTCAGCTCGAGCTACACCGACATCCGGGACGCCAACAGTCGCGACCTGAAGGTGATCTTCCCGGTCGCCGGCGGACTGATCGCGATCATCCTGGCCTTGTTGCTGCGCAGCTTGCTGGCGCCACTGGTGCTGATGCTCGCGGTGGTGCTCAGCTTCTTCAGCACCACCGGCGCGACCGTCCTGGTCTTCCAGGGCGCCGCCGGGCACGCGGGCGTGACGTTCTCGCTGCCGATCATGCTGTACCTGTTCGTCGTTGCCATCGGCACCGACTACAACATCCTGATGATCGCGCGACTCCGGGAGGAGGCCGAACGCGGGACCGATCCGCGCGAGGCCGCGGATCTCGCGATCGAGCACGGCGGTCCGTCGGTGGCGGCGGCCGGCCTGATCCTGGCCGGCACGTTCTCCTCGCTGATGCTCGCCGGGATGGCGCTGCTGACCGAGATGGGCTTCTCGGTCGCGGCCGGAATCGTGATCTCGGCGTTCCTGATGTCGATCTTCCTGGTCCCCAGCGTGACCGCACTGCTCGGTCCTCGCGCCTGGTGGCCTCGCAAGCTGAAGGCCCCGCAGCCGGCCGCGGCCGGTGATCGAGCGCTGGAACGAGTCGGCTGA
- the msrA gene encoding peptide-methionine (S)-S-oxide reductase MsrA, with amino-acid sequence MSFFKQKSALVEPDAALPGRPEPTFAVPADNIVLGTPQTAPTPEGFEEVWFGTGCFWGTEEIFWQLPGVYTTAVGYAGGYTPNPTYEEVCSGRTGQTEAVRVVYDPAKTTFTALLKVFWETHDPTQGMRQGNDLGSQYRSAIYYTTDAQKTEAERTRDLYAPVIKPLGYGDITTEIAPATKFFYAEGYHQQYLAKNPNGYRCHSNTGVPFPAES; translated from the coding sequence ATGTCGTTCTTCAAGCAAAAGTCAGCCCTGGTCGAGCCGGACGCCGCCCTGCCGGGCCGCCCCGAGCCCACCTTCGCCGTACCGGCGGACAACATCGTGCTCGGTACGCCGCAGACCGCGCCCACCCCCGAAGGCTTCGAGGAAGTCTGGTTCGGCACGGGCTGTTTCTGGGGCACCGAGGAGATCTTCTGGCAGCTGCCGGGGGTCTACACCACCGCAGTCGGCTACGCCGGCGGCTACACCCCGAACCCGACGTACGAAGAGGTCTGCTCCGGCCGCACCGGCCAGACAGAGGCCGTCCGCGTCGTCTACGACCCGGCCAAGACCACCTTCACCGCCCTGCTGAAGGTCTTCTGGGAGACCCACGACCCGACCCAGGGAATGCGCCAGGGCAACGACCTCGGCTCGCAGTACCGGTCGGCGATCTACTACACCACCGACGCCCAGAAGACCGAGGCCGAGCGCACCCGCGACCTGTACGCCCCGGTGATCAAGCCGCTCGGCTACGGCGACATCACCACCGAGATCGCCCCGGCAACCAAGTTCTTCTACGCCGAGGGCTACCACCAGCAGTACCTCGCCAAGAACCCCAACGGCTACCGCTGCCACAGCAACACCGGCGTACCGTTCCCGGCTGAAAGCTAA
- a CDS encoding class I SAM-dependent methyltransferase, protein MVARALSFGTVAAAYERFRPGYPDELLELVTAYAGGPIRTALEIGAGTGKATRLFAQGGIAVTATEPDAAMLAELRKHLPANVTSVQAAFEDLPLNSSYELVYSAAALHWTNPDGRWARMAALVQPGGVFASFGVPIQLADPALKEAARAARAPYLDDDGVPSPDGTAADLPMQWPGTELEQSEWFTDVRQSVIERRLTMSARDYVGQLSTVSAYVMLEPTDRDEVFRRTLEALPETVELNAEVHVHLARRHHWTNAAAAYGG, encoded by the coding sequence ATGGTTGCGCGGGCGTTGAGTTTCGGCACAGTGGCAGCGGCGTACGAACGGTTCCGGCCGGGGTATCCGGATGAACTCCTCGAGCTGGTGACGGCGTACGCCGGTGGGCCGATTCGCACCGCTCTGGAGATCGGCGCCGGGACAGGCAAGGCAACGCGCCTGTTCGCACAGGGAGGGATCGCGGTCACGGCCACCGAGCCTGATGCGGCGATGCTGGCCGAGCTGCGGAAACACCTGCCGGCGAACGTCACGTCCGTGCAAGCCGCTTTTGAGGACCTACCGCTGAATTCGTCGTACGAGCTGGTGTACTCGGCGGCCGCGCTGCATTGGACCAACCCGGACGGCCGGTGGGCCCGAATGGCCGCGCTCGTCCAGCCGGGCGGCGTTTTCGCCTCGTTCGGCGTACCGATCCAGCTGGCCGACCCAGCCCTCAAGGAGGCCGCCCGCGCGGCACGTGCGCCGTACCTGGACGACGACGGCGTACCGTCGCCCGACGGCACCGCCGCGGATCTGCCGATGCAATGGCCCGGCACGGAACTTGAGCAGTCCGAGTGGTTCACCGACGTCCGGCAGTCGGTGATCGAACGGCGCCTGACGATGAGCGCCCGCGACTACGTCGGACAACTCTCCACAGTCTCGGCGTACGTGATGCTGGAGCCCACAGACCGCGACGAGGTCTTCCGCCGAACCCTCGAGGCGCTCCCCGAAACGGTGGAACTCAATGCCGAGGTCCACGTCCACCTCGCCCGCCGCCATCACTGGACCAACGCCGCGGCTGCGTATGGCGGATGA
- the yczR gene encoding MocR-like transcription factor YczR: MIAQQLPASTLAGLLGSWADDSGPAYRSLAERLRLLIADGRIMPGARVPSERELTDALGVSRTTVASAYRELRDRGYLTSRRGSGSVTALPSKVEPELGRHHAPGIDTEGLYDFTCAASPAVPGISSAVSEALEDLPRHLATPGYHPQGLPELREEIAASYRARGLPTTADQIIVTAGALAATSIAVRAMTQIGDRVLTESPTHPNSVDAIRRSGCRVVAAPMSPYGWDLPLLEATIRQSSPRAAWLVADFQNPTGRLMPAADRQRLAIALARARTTAIIDETLFELALDGQEMPPPFAVFDPQGVITVGSVSKSFWGGLRIGWLRAPEALVSRILDARASLDLGAPVLEQLVVLRLLQARSSILPERRAALAFRRDALIAALRTALPSWRFEVPGGGLSMWCELPEPVGSSLVGVAQRNGVLVVAGSRFSPDGGLESFLRLPYTLEPDTLRDAVDRLAASYESLTAGPPLRRTAAMIA; the protein is encoded by the coding sequence ATGATCGCGCAACAGCTTCCTGCCAGCACACTCGCCGGGCTGCTCGGCAGCTGGGCGGACGACTCCGGACCGGCGTACCGGAGTCTGGCCGAGCGGTTGCGGCTGCTGATCGCCGACGGGCGGATCATGCCGGGTGCGCGGGTGCCGTCCGAGCGCGAACTGACCGACGCGTTGGGGGTCAGCCGGACCACCGTCGCTTCGGCGTACCGTGAACTGCGCGATCGTGGCTACCTGACCAGCAGACGCGGATCGGGCAGCGTCACCGCGTTGCCGTCGAAGGTCGAGCCCGAACTCGGCCGCCATCACGCGCCGGGGATCGACACCGAGGGGCTCTACGACTTCACCTGCGCGGCGTCGCCGGCCGTGCCGGGGATCAGCAGCGCGGTGAGCGAGGCGCTCGAAGACCTGCCGCGGCACCTGGCCACGCCCGGCTACCACCCGCAGGGGCTGCCGGAGTTGCGGGAGGAGATCGCGGCGTCGTACCGGGCTCGCGGGCTGCCGACGACGGCGGACCAGATCATCGTCACGGCGGGCGCGCTGGCCGCGACCTCGATCGCGGTCCGCGCGATGACGCAGATCGGCGACCGGGTGCTGACCGAGAGCCCGACCCATCCGAACTCCGTCGACGCGATCCGGCGCAGCGGCTGCCGCGTCGTCGCGGCGCCGATGAGCCCGTACGGCTGGGACCTTCCCTTGCTAGAGGCAACGATCAGGCAGTCGTCGCCGCGGGCCGCCTGGCTGGTGGCCGACTTCCAGAACCCCACTGGGCGGTTGATGCCGGCGGCCGACCGGCAGCGGCTGGCGATCGCGCTGGCGCGGGCCCGGACCACGGCGATCATCGACGAGACGCTGTTCGAGCTGGCCCTGGACGGACAGGAGATGCCGCCGCCGTTCGCCGTCTTCGACCCGCAGGGCGTGATCACGGTGGGATCGGTCAGCAAGTCGTTCTGGGGAGGTCTGCGGATCGGCTGGCTGCGCGCGCCGGAGGCCTTGGTGTCCCGCATTCTCGACGCGCGGGCCTCGCTGGACCTGGGTGCGCCGGTGCTGGAGCAGTTGGTCGTACTGCGGTTGCTGCAGGCGCGGTCCTCCATCCTGCCGGAACGCCGGGCCGCCCTTGCTTTCCGGCGTGACGCTCTCATCGCCGCGCTGCGGACTGCGCTGCCGTCGTGGCGGTTCGAGGTGCCCGGCGGTGGGTTGTCGATGTGGTGCGAGCTGCCCGAACCGGTGGGCTCGAGCCTGGTGGGGGTGGCCCAGCGGAACGGCGTACTGGTGGTGGCTGGGTCGCGCTTCTCCCCCGACGGCGGGCTGGAGTCGTTCTTGCGGCTGCCCTATACGCTCGAACCGGACACTCTGCGTGACGCGGTCGACCGGTTGGCGGCGTCGTACGAGTCACTGACGGCGGGACCACCGCTGCGGCGTACGGCGGCGATGATCGCTTGA
- a CDS encoding Type 1 glutamine amidotransferase-like domain-containing protein yields MKALLTSSGISNGSIQDALVELLGKPIAEANALFIPTAIYPFPGGAQMAWRAMSGEGSSRLCQLGWKSLGILELSVLPSIEEDAWVPTVRDADAILVWGGDPLFLAAWMRRSGFADLLPTLDAVYVGVSAGSIAVTSTFVETYVDPPRESDGPLKSEPAVFSTPEGDVDRLLVTGQGAGLVDFAVIPHLNHPHHLDASLPNAEKWAAHIPAPTYAIDDDTAIKVVDGTIEVVTEGDWKLFQP; encoded by the coding sequence ATGAAAGCTCTGCTTACCTCGAGCGGGATCAGCAACGGCAGCATCCAGGACGCGTTGGTCGAACTGCTGGGCAAGCCGATCGCCGAGGCCAACGCCCTCTTCATCCCGACTGCCATCTACCCCTTCCCCGGTGGCGCCCAGATGGCGTGGCGCGCGATGTCCGGAGAGGGGTCGTCGCGCCTGTGCCAGTTGGGCTGGAAGTCGCTGGGCATCCTGGAACTTTCGGTGCTCCCGAGCATCGAGGAAGACGCGTGGGTGCCGACCGTCCGGGACGCCGACGCGATCCTCGTGTGGGGCGGCGATCCGCTGTTCCTGGCCGCCTGGATGCGGCGCTCCGGCTTCGCCGACCTCCTACCGACGTTGGATGCTGTGTACGTCGGAGTGAGCGCCGGCAGCATCGCCGTCACCTCGACCTTTGTCGAGACCTACGTCGATCCGCCCCGCGAGAGCGACGGACCGCTCAAGTCGGAGCCCGCCGTCTTCTCGACCCCGGAGGGCGATGTCGACAGGCTCCTCGTCACCGGCCAGGGCGCCGGGCTCGTCGACTTCGCGGTGATCCCGCATCTCAACCACCCGCATCACCTCGACGCATCACTACCCAACGCCGAGAAGTGGGCGGCGCACATCCCCGCACCGACGTACGCGATCGACGACGACACCGCCATCAAGGTGGTCGACGGCACCATCGAGGTCGTCACCGAAGGGGACTGGAAACTCTTCCAACCTTGA
- a CDS encoding TetR/AcrR family transcriptional regulator, translating to MQQESSSRAGAKPRDTKAEIHRAALELFSSRGYEKTSLREIAEQVGITKASLYYHYSSKQELLQAIIGTFFEDLREVFALVENRPWSLELEQELLGTYLDVVIKHRATGPTVLRDITAVLAAFDDQLDDLIGQSRRFQLWLAGPDPTPADRVRAAAAVEVVGAVLSTGLDQTAVSDEEMRAILLDAATAVLSRKTN from the coding sequence GTGCAGCAGGAGAGCAGTTCGCGGGCCGGCGCCAAGCCCCGCGACACCAAGGCAGAGATCCACCGGGCGGCGCTGGAGCTGTTCTCGTCCCGCGGCTACGAGAAGACGAGCCTGCGGGAGATCGCCGAGCAGGTCGGGATCACGAAGGCGTCGCTGTACTACCACTACTCGTCCAAGCAGGAGCTGCTGCAGGCGATCATCGGGACGTTCTTCGAGGACCTCAGGGAGGTCTTCGCGCTGGTCGAGAACCGGCCGTGGTCGCTGGAGCTGGAGCAGGAGCTGCTCGGCACCTATCTGGACGTGGTCATCAAGCACCGCGCCACCGGGCCGACCGTACTGCGTGACATCACCGCGGTGCTCGCCGCTTTCGACGATCAGCTGGATGATCTGATCGGTCAGAGCCGGCGCTTCCAGCTGTGGTTGGCGGGGCCGGATCCGACCCCGGCCGACCGGGTGCGAGCTGCTGCTGCCGTCGAGGTGGTCGGTGCCGTGCTGTCCACCGGTTTGGATCAAACGGCGGTCTCCGACGAGGAGATGCGCGCCATCCTGCTGGATGCTGCGACCGCCGTACTGTCTCGCAAGACCAACTAG
- the yczE gene encoding membrane protein YczE, with translation MTATSAAPAKNPRGRRLAALNPLEQLRAGHLPRRLVQLYVGLVLYGASMGLMVQGNLGLDPWDVLHYGITQHVNLSFGTVAIIVSFLVLLAWIPLRQWPGLGTISNAVVVGLTVDLTLAIVDRPDAMWLRIVFMTAGVVVNALAGALYIGAQLGPGPRDGMMTGLVRRTGRSVRLVRTSIEVTVLAVGWLLGGVVGVGTVLYALAIGPLVHVLLPLFTVKLNTEEADN, from the coding sequence GTGACCGCCACTTCCGCAGCGCCCGCCAAGAACCCGCGCGGCCGCCGGCTAGCTGCCCTGAATCCGCTCGAGCAGCTCAGAGCCGGCCACCTCCCGCGCCGCCTCGTCCAGCTCTACGTCGGCCTGGTCCTGTACGGCGCGTCGATGGGCCTGATGGTCCAGGGCAATCTCGGCCTCGATCCCTGGGACGTCCTGCACTACGGCATCACCCAGCACGTGAACCTCAGCTTCGGCACCGTCGCCATCATCGTCAGCTTCCTCGTGCTGCTCGCCTGGATTCCCCTGCGGCAGTGGCCCGGGCTGGGGACGATCAGCAACGCGGTCGTCGTCGGGCTGACCGTCGACCTGACCCTGGCGATCGTCGACCGGCCGGACGCGATGTGGTTGCGGATCGTCTTCATGACCGCCGGAGTCGTCGTCAACGCGCTGGCCGGCGCGCTCTACATCGGCGCCCAGCTCGGCCCTGGTCCGCGGGACGGGATGATGACCGGCCTGGTGCGGCGTACCGGGCGGAGCGTGCGGCTGGTCCGGACCAGCATCGAGGTGACGGTGCTCGCGGTCGGCTGGCTGCTCGGTGGGGTGGTCGGGGTAGGCACCGTGCTCTACGCGCTCGCGATCGGGCCGCTCGTTCATGTCCTGCTACCGCTGTTCACCGTGAAACTGAACACCGAAGAAGCGGACAACTGA